The nucleotide window CTATGTAGTGCTTGATATAAAAGAACAGCATGACGACGGAAGTCAGCAAAAGACATCCTCCGCTGACGGAACTGATCACATTCCCCATCAGCACCTGGGCATCATAAAATGCCATCGCTTCACCGGAAGGAACGAGAGACTCTACCCCCGCCATGTCAAGATTGAAGTTCAAAAACAGAGTACATACAAATACTGCACAAAAGGCGATGACGGAGATACCGGCAAGCCTCAGCGCATCCTTGGTCCTGACGATCATATGGTCACCATCCTATCTCGTAGGCGGTCCTGCGCGCCTGGCCTGTGTAGCTTTCCACGATCTTTCCGCTGTTCATCCGGATGACCGTATCCGCCATCTCCGCTATATTGACGTTATGCGTGACCATGACAACCGTAAATCGAAGCCGCCGCTGAAGCCGGTCAATATAATCCAGAACAAGCCTTCCTGTTTCTTCATCCAGCGCTCCTGTCGGTTCATCCAGATACAGCACTTTCGGATTCTTTGCCAGAGCTCTGGCTATAGACACCCGCTGCTGTTCTCCTCCGCTCAGCTCATCCGGATATTTTTTTTCCTTCCCTCCCAATCCAACGGCTTCAATGATATGACTGTATTCTTTATTTCCGGCCAGATTGGCGCCCATCTTCACATTCCGGTCCACATCCAGATTCGGCAGCAGATAATACTGCTGAAAAATAAAACCTACGTTTTCTTTCCGGAACTTTGTAAGCTGCTTATCTCCCAAAGCGCTGATATCCGTCTCGCCATAACGGACGCTCCCGCTGTCAGGGCGTTCCAGGCCGGAGGCCACGTTCAGAAGCGTAGATTTTCCAGAACCGGAAGGGCCCAAAATGACTGTAAACGTCCCATTCTCAATCTTCAGGGATATGCCGCGAAGCGCCATAAAAGAGCTTTTACCGTTTCCATAGGACTTTCTGACTTCGCTGATCTCAATCATCTTTTCTCCTCCTGACGCCTCCCAGCTTTATCAACATTCCTTCGCATATATCCGTCAGCATTCCCCCTATCTCGGGTTCTGTAAAACGGCATACTCCATTCGCACACAAGGTGGCGATCCCATGGGTGAAAATCCACAGGCACTGATAGAGTCTCCGAGAATTCTCCTCGTCCATGCCGTATTCTTCCTTTACAGCTTCCAAGATTCGGCCGCTGTTTTCATCGATGGCGGACAGGACATCCGGCAATCGCGGAGAGACTTCTCTCCCTGTCATGAACAGTAGTTTAAACAGATTCGGTTCCTCCCTGGCAAAGCGTATGTACTGTATCCCCACTCCTTCAAAAGCGGCTTCTTTCGATAATCCTTCCTGAATGTATCTGTTATAGATACCCTTTACCGCATCCACTGTCTCCTGATATACTTCTTCCATATTCTGGAATATAGTAAAGACCGGCCTGGAAGAGCTGCCCAGTTCCTCTCCCAGGCCTCTGGCTGTCAGACCGTCTCTGCCGTTTCTCCTGATGATCTCCACTGCGGCCGCGATCATCTCTTCTTTCGTATACTTCTGTTTCGGCGGCATAACGTCACTTCCCCCCTCTCAATATAAAACGTTTGTTTTGCAACATATGTTTTACATTATACCGGTTCTGTGCTTTTCTGTCAACCGTATGATCTAATTACGCATAATCCCGCGGCTTCGGTCACGCCAGCCGGCGTCCCAAAAGGATTCCCATGGCGGAGGCCATCATAAGCCCTCTGGTCCATCCGCTGGAGTCTCCCAGGCAGAACAGGTTCTGTACGCTGGTAGTGAGCTCTTTATCCATCTTTACCCGGTTGCTGTAGAATTTAATCTCCGGAGAATAGAGCAGAGTCTCGGTACTGGCGAAGCCCGGCACTACCATGTCCACGGCCTGAATAAAGTTTATGATATTCGTCATAGCCCGGTACGGCATAGCGGACGTAATATCTCCCGCCACCGCGTCGGGAAGTGTGGGCTTTACGTTGGAGCGAGACAATTCCTTCTGCCAGGTCCGCTTTCCATCCAGGATATCCCCATAACGCTGTACCAGGATATGGCCGTCTCCCAGCATATTGGTGAGCTCTCCCATTTTTCTGGCATAGGCGATGGGCTGGCTGAACGGTTCCGCAAAATTATGGGAACACAGAATGGCCAGATTCGTGTTGCCTGATTTGAGTTCCTTGAAGGAGTGTCCATTCACCACCGCTAAATTGCCTTCATAGTTTTCCTGGCTGACAAAGCCGCCGGGATTCTGGCAGAAGGTACGGACCTTATTCTTAAAAGGCTTCGGATAACCGATCAGCTTGGATTCATACAGCACATTGTTGACATCCTCCATGATTTCATTCCGCACCTCTACCCGAACTCCGATATCCACGGTGCCCGGCTTATGGGCAATTCCATATTTGAAGCAGATTCCCTCCAGCCAGTCGGCTCCCCGCCGGCCGGTTGCGAGAACGATGCTGTCCGCATCCACATATTCTCCCTCATCCTGCGCTCCATTCTTTTTAAGCAGGACGCTGCGGCAGACATTGTCTTCTATCCGGATGTCCTCGCACCGGTGACCAAACCATATTTCCACGCCGTGCTCCAGCAGATATTCTTCTATGGACCGATAAAGGGCCTGAGCTTTTTCCGTGCCCAAATGACGGATTGGACAGTCGACCAGTTTTAGCCCTGCCTGTATTGCCCTCTTCCGGATTCCTTTAATCTTTTCTCCCTGGCCGACCCCCTCGACCTTTTTGTCCGCTCCGAACTCCAGATAAATGCTGTCTGCATAATCTATGGTTTCCTGGGCGAATTCTTCTCCGATGAGCTCCGGCAGATCTCCGCCTACCTCACAGCTCAAAGAAAGCTTTCCGTCGGAAAAAGCTCCGGCTCCGGAAAACCCCGTCGTAATGCTGCAGGGCTCGCAGCCGATACACCGGCCGGCCTCTCCCTTAGGACATTTCCGCTTTTCCACCGGCCGACCCTGCTCCACCATCAAAATCTTCTTACTGCTGCCCTTTCTGAGCATCTCCAAGGCCGTAAAAATTCCGGCCGGCCCCGCGCCGATAATCACTACATCATACTTCATCATTAAAACCCCTTTCTTAAAAACTCTTGGGTATACTATAAAATACTTTTTGGAATCATTTTAGTAAATTCCGATTACGCTCCAGTTAGGCACCGGCAGAAGTTCCGGACCGTCACGATTTCGGTTCACTGACGATGCAGGGGCCGCTTTAACCCCGCTCCGGCAGTACCGCTCACATGTCGACGGAAAATCCGGATAATTTTTCGTCTCCGGTTCGCTCAGAAACGAAATCGGTATTTTTCGTTTCTGCCTCCCTCCGCCTGGGGAACACCGGCCGTTGCCCTGCGGCGCTCACCTTTAGGCCGGCCCGGAATCTTTCTGCCGGTGCCCTGCCTGCCGCACCACGTTGGACGAATTTCATTTCTTAGATTCCAGAAAAAGATTGAACATCCATACGCCCGCGCGCCTAATGGCAGCTGGCTGCGGCGGACCGCCCCAATGACTTTCAAAACAAATGAGCGCTTATTTCAGTGCAGGAGGAAGAGCAAGAGGAAGGATTCGATTCCATCGTAAGGCGAGCGCCGCAAAGCCGTTAGCAGGCTCTTCCCGGCCGCAGGGAGGTAAAAACCGAATTTCATGCAGGTTTTTATTGGAATCTGACATGGAAAAATTAAGGTTTATCCATGTCAGTTGGAAAGGACCGACTGGAGGCCGTAAAGATGCTGGTTATGACTGCCAGCGAGCCGCCTGGATGGAAGTGGGTTTCCTCTTGCCTTGTAAACTAGATTAAGAAAGCTAGTTTGAAAGATCTTTAAAGGTATACCCAAGGGCATCATACAAAATACTTTTTGGAATCATTCATAATAAGCTCCGATCAAGCTTCAGTTAGTCACCGGCAGAAGTTCCGGACCGTCACGATTTTGGTTCACTGGCGATGTAGGGCCTTTGAAATCCCATCCTGCCCCATTACTAGTCAAAGAAAATTTGTTTGTAAGGTATTGAAAGATAAAAATCAAAAACTGCCGTCCTGCGGCTACAGCTTCTCCTTAGTGAGAACCTATAGTCAACTGAAACGGCAGTTGGTAGAAACATTCATCCATGCTATGAATATATATACGCTCAACGACATCATTTTATAATAAAACAGCGGACTCGTCAAGCAGAACCTATTCTTAAATGGCAGTAACTGCTTACTTGCAGACGGTATCGAATGACGGTATAATATCCTTACCAATTTGAATTTGCCTACAATGTTAAAATGCGTTGCTTGCAGCAACGGGGCTGATTTCTTATAGTATTATTAGAAAACAAGAAAGGAGCCTGGAAATGTTAAGCGAAAATATTAAGGCAATCAGAAAATCAAAGGGGCTTTCACAAGAAGAGTTTGCAGTCAAATTAAATGTTGTCCGACAAACTATATCAAAGTGGGAAAATGGATTATCTGTTCCTGATTCAGATATGCTCATCTCCATTTCGGAAGTCCTTGAAACCTCGGTTAGTGTATTACTTGGCGAACCGGTTATTGAGCAAGAATCAGATGATTTAAAAGCGATTTCAGAAAAGCTTGAAGTTATCAATTTGCAGCTTACACAAAGGAAGGAAACTAGACGAAAGGTCTTGCATTGGTCCTTTATGGCATTGAGTACATTATTGGCAGTGACTTTTGTGCTTTTATTTTTCTCAAATAGTGTTTATCTAAATTGGGATTACGGCAATTCAGAAACCGCGGTTATGGGAGTTGGAATTCATATCTTTGAGTGGCTGTTTATTAGAATCGCACCAGCCGCGCTTTTAGCTGGAATCATCGGAGCTCTTTTGACTCGAAGCAGAAGATAGCAATCATATTTGTGCGAATGATAAATTTCAGTTTGAAAATATCAATTTTATATGAGGTTATCGCCTGGCTGGTAAAACAAATCACCAAAAGAGAAAGTGCAGCAGAGACAGGCACTCAAGTTTGATATTCGCATAATACAGACGGGAGGCGGTGTGTTACATACCGCCTCCCGTTTTATAATCCCCAAAATACACTAAAGCTCCTGTGCCTTAAACAGTTCGGCAATTTCATCAGCAGTTTCCAGCATCCCCCTTTGAAACCATACGTCAATCCAGCCATACAGAGAATAAGCAACAAATGCCGTAGCATAGGCTTGGGTCTTTTCATACTCTGGTTTGGGTCCGCAAATACCAATAATAGCATCTTTCAACATATAGATAAGACCTCTTTCATTCAAAAGCTGGTAAAAGGAACGGTGCTTTTCAAAATGAGCAATCATTGTACACACTTGTTCACTTAAGGGCGCACCGTCTTTTTCTTCCCATTCATCCGTCCACTCACGGAATAGAGTGTCTAAATGTGATCTCAGAATATCTTCTTTACGTTCGTAATTGCGGTAGAAAGAGGCTCTTCCAACCCCTGCTGTATCAACCAATTCGCTGATAGAAATATCTTCCAGTGGCTTCTCGGCAAGCAGTGAAAGAAAGGCGTCCGTCAAATGTTTTATAACATACGCATTTCGTCCCTCGTTGCTCATCGGTGATACTTTTTTACTGTTTCGTCTCATTTTCAATACACCTCTTGATTTTCCAAACACATGATGATACGATAATCTCGTCGAAACAAATGTATTATCATTTTAATATAAAAGAGAGCAGCTGTCAATAACAAAGCTAATAATATCAGGAGGAAAGGGAATGTCACTTACAATGAAACGGACTATTATCATATGGGCTATCATAGTAATTGCTTTTATACTCGGAAGGCTTGCCGTGCGTGCAGTTATGAACTTACTGCTCGGTGGGACGATGTTCGGAGGTAATTTTCTATGAGAGAGGGTGTAAAAAAAGATATGAAATCAGGAGCGTTTGTTTTTCTGTGTATCGTGATTTTTATCGTTACATTTGTAGCATCCATAGTAATTAAAATAAGCTATAAATCTCCCGAGATAAAGAAATATTCAGTACAATGGAGCGATGAGATTGGAACAGTCCAAACAGACCTTATATACGGAGAGAAACCGGCAAATAAATTCGACTTATATCTCCCGGCGGACAACAGCAAGGAAAGCTACGGTTTAGTTGTGTATCTGCACGCAGGCGGATTTACAAGCGGTGATAAAACAGACGATAGAGAAATATTACAATGGCTCTGTTCCAAAGGTTATGTCGCAGCGGGAATTAACTATACCTTGCGTGACGACGCTCATCCCGAAGCGAATGTTCTTTCTCAGTCGAACGAAATAAAAGCAAGTATTCCAATTGTGGCAGAGGAAGCAAATAAGTACGGATACAATATTGACCGTATGGCTGCGGCAGGCGGTTCGGCAGGCGGATGTCTTGCGCTGATCTACGCTTACCGTGATGCCTCCTCTTCTCCCATACCTGTAAAGATGGCATTTGAGGGAGTAGGACCAACCTCTTTCTATCCGGAAGATTGGAAATGCTATGGTTTCGACCAGAACAAGAATGCTGCGGCAGCAATGTTCAGCGTAATGACAGGCAAAGATATCAACCCCGAAATGTTCGGTACAGCAGAATATGACGCACTCGTCAAAGATACTTCAGCCCTTTTATGGGTGGATGAGAATACTGTTCCCACCGTAATGGCATACGGTCTGCACGACAAATTCCAGCCTTATGAAGCCTCTGTTCGTCTTGATAAAGCCTTAAAAGAAAATGGTGTGCCGCATGAATATATCGTCCTTCCCCATTCGGGTCACGGTCTGCAAAATGACAATAAGTTGTATGCCGAATATATGGCGAAGGTCGAAGAATATTTGCACAAGTATATGGGTAAATAAAAGAAAGAAGCGAGGTATGCAAAAATTACTTAAGGCTTTATACCCTTGGATACCTCTAAAACTAACTTATCTCCATAACCAGATGAGACAAGAGGAAATAAGCTTTCATTTGCCTCCAAAGTCATTGGGACAGACAAAATACCGTCGGTATTCAAGGGCATGTATTAAGGGGTGCGGCAAGGTATCACACCGAGAACTGGCTGTTATACAGCTTCGCATAGAACCCATCTTTCTCCAGCAGGCCGGCGTGGTTTCCCTGCTCTACTATATTCCCGTCCTTCATCACCAGTATGATATCCGCCTCCCGGATCGTAGAGAGCCTGTGGGCCACGATGAAGCTGGTCCTTCCCTCCATCATCTTGGCAAAGGCCTTCTGTATCCGGATCTCTGTCCGGGTATCTATGGAAGAGGTGGCCTCATCCAGAATCAGCATCGGAGGCAGGCAGAGCATGACTCTCGTAATGCAGAGGAGCTGTTTCTGTCCCTGGGACAGGTTATCGCCGTCCTCAGCGATCACAGTATCATAGCCCTGAGGCAAACGCTTTATGAAACTGTGGGCATGAGACGCCCTGGCTGCTTCTATGATCTCCTCCTCTGCAGCGTCCGGCCGGCCCATTGCGATATTCTCCCGTATGGTGCCGTTTCTCAGCCAGGTATCCTGAAGTACCATGCCATAACTGCTCCGAAGGCTCTTTCTGGTCATGTCCCGGATCTCCGTCCCGTCCACCCGGATCTCTCCGCTGTCCACGTCGTAAAAACGCATCAGAAGATTGATCACTGTGGTCTTTCCGCATCCGGTCGGTCCCACGATGGCCACTCTCTGTCCGGGCTTCACATTCAGGTTGAAATCCTCGATCAGCTTCTGCTCTGGGCTATAGGAAAAACGCACATGATCCAATGAGACATTTCCGTCTGCGTGCTTCAGCTCTATGGCGTCTGCTCTATCGGGAACCTGGGGCTCCTCCTCTATAAGCTCAAAAATCCTCGCCGCGCAGGCAACGGCATTTTGAAGCTCCGTCACCACCCCTGATATCTCATTGAAAGGCTTCGTATATTGATTGGCATAGGTCAGAAAACAGGCCAGCTGTCCGACACTGATTCCGCCGGCTATGGCAGACAGCGCCCCTGTTATGCCGACTCCGGTGTACACGAGACTATTCACAAATCGAGTACATGGGTTCACCAGAGAAGAAAAGAAAGTTGCCCGAAGGGAGCATTTTTCCAGGCGGCCGTTGATCTCGTCAAACTGCTTCTGGCTCTCTTCCTCATGTCCAAAGGCCTGCACAACCTTCTGATTTCCAATCGCCTCTTCAATGAGCGCGGTCTGCTCTCCTCTCGTCTCTGACTGGAGTTTAAACATAGAATAGGTTCTTTTGGCGATAAAGCTGGCCGCAAACAGAGAGACCGGCGTAATCAGCACCACGACCAGCGTGATCTTCACATTCACCAGCAACATAAAGCCGAGTGTACCGAATATTGTCATGACTCCTGTGAACAGCTGGGTAAACCCCATGAGAAGTCCGTCGGCAAACTGGTCCACATCGGCGATCACGCGGCTCACGATTTCTCCGTAGGAATGGCTGTCAATATACTTTAACGGAAGAATCTCTATTTTGGCAAAGGCATCCCTTCGGATATCCCGGATCACATGATAAGTGATCCTGTTGTTGCATACATTCATCACCCACTGGGCCAACGAGGTCAAAATGATCACAACAACGATCGTCTGCAGTACATTCCGCACTCCGTTAAAGTCCACCGCTCCAGGGCCCAGGATACCGTCAATGGCCCGGCCGGTCAAAATCGGAATATATAAAGTCAAAGCCACCGTCACCGCCGCGAAGATCAGAGACAGCCCGACAAAAAACCAGTGTTTCCGAATATATTTCAGTATCTTTCGATAGGTATCCTTTTTGACGGTTTTCTTTTTCCATTTGTCATCCATTCTGTCTGTCCTCCTTCGGAAACTGAGAATAATAAATTTCCTGATATACCGGGCAGCTTTCCAAAAGGCTTTTGTGGGTGCCGATGCCGGCCACTTCCCCATCGTCCAATACCACAATCTGATCCGCATACTGGATGGAAGAAGCTCTCTGAGAAACGATAAACACGGTAAGCCTTTCCTTCATAGCCCGAATGGCTCCCCGCAGCTTTGCGTCTGTGGCAAAATCCAGAGCGGAAGCGCTGTCGTCAAGGATCAAGATCTCCGGCTTTTTCACCAGCGCCCTGGCGATCGTCAGGCGCTGCCGTTGACCGCCTGAAAGATTTTTTCCTCCCTGGGCTATGTGAACATCCAGTCCATCCTCTTTCTTTTCCACAAATTCCTTCGCCTGGGAGAGCTCCAGCGCTTCCCACATCTCGCTGTCCGTCGCGTCCTTTTTGCCCCACCGCAGATTGTCCCGTATGCTTCCGCGAAATAATACTGCTTTCTGAGGCACTACTCCTATCTTACTCCTCAGCACTTCGATTGGATATTCCCTCACATCCACGCCGTCCACCAGCACTTCGCCGCCGCTTACATCGTAGAATCGCGGGATCAAGTTTACCAGGGAAGACTTCCCGGAACCGGTCCCCCCGATGATTCCGATGGTCTGCCCCCGTTCCGCGCGGAAATGGATATTAGTGAGCGACTCTGCACCGGCATTTTTATAAATAAGAGAGGCATGATCGAATTCCACTGTACCCCGCTCAAAACCGGCTTTTTCCTCTTTACCGGTACGAAGCCATTCCTCCAGCCTGGGGCTCTCCATGCTGGATCCCGTATCCAGAACGGCGGAGATCCGGTTGGCGCAGGCCAGAGCTTTCGTGATAGTGATGATCAGGTTTGCAAGCTTGATGAGCTCCACCAGTATCTGAGACATATAATTCACAAGCGCCACGACTTCGCCCTGCGTGATGATCCCGTTGTCCACCTGTATGGCTCCCGTCCAGATGAGTACCACCACCGCGCCGTTGATGATCACATATGTGACAGGATTCATGAGAGCAGATATCCTCCCAGCAAAAATCTGCATCTTGGTCAGAGATTCGTTCCGCTCAGAAAAACGCGCCCGTTCTTCCTCTTCCTTATTAAACGCCCGCAGCACACGCACACCGGTCAAGTTCTCCCTGGTAGTTCCCAGCACCTTATCAAGTCCCGCTTGTACCTTGCGGTACAGTGGGATTGTGGCCAGCATAATGCCGAACACTACCACCGACAGAAGAGGAATCGTGACCACGAAGACCATGGCCGCTTTCGCATTGATGGTAAATGCCATGAACATGGCTCCAAATACGATGAACGGAGAGCGAAGGAACAGGCGCAGCGTCATATTGACACCCGACTGGGCCTGATTGACGTCACTCGTCATCCTGGTGATCATCGTCGATGTACCAAGCGTATCCATTTCCGTATATGACAGCCCCTGAATATGGGAAAACAGCGCGCGGCGCACCCCTGTGGCAAATCCCACCGCCGCCTTTGCCGCGAAGTACTGGGCTGTGACCGAGCTGGCAAGCCCGACGATTCCCAGTCCAACCATAATGAGGCACATACGGATCACATATCCGGAATCCCGGTTGGCAATGCCGGTGTCAATCACAGCCGCCATTACAAGCGGAACCAGCAGCTCAAAGGATGCTTCCAGGAGTTTAAAAAACGGACCCAGGATGCTCTCCTTTTTATAATCCTTCAGATAAACGAGAAGCTTTTTCATAAGTTCACCTCAGTATTCTTGCATTTTTCTGTTCCCTATACTATCATAAAACATGATATATGAATATTATTTAATTTATATGGTTCCCATATTTTATTCGTATGGTTTATCTGAATGGAGGATTAAATGGATTTTAAACAATTGACTTATTTCATTACCGTGGTCAACGAGGGGACCATCTCCGCCGCGGCCAAAAAGCTTCACATGACACAGCCGCCTCTCAGTACTCAGCTCCGTCTTCTGGAAGATGAGGTCGGCTGTCTGCTCTTCGAACGCGGCCCCCGCTCCATCCAATTGACCGACGCCGGCCGTATGATGTACAGCCGCGCCTCCACTCTGCTCCATATGTCATCCCTGATGAAGGATGAGCTGCAGGAATACAGACACGGCTCCCACGGTACCCTGCGCCTGGGCATCGTCTCCTCTGTGGGCAGCACGCTTTTTTGTCAATGGTTCCGCGAATTTCATGAAAGCCATCCTGATATCCGATTTGAAATTTCAGAAGCCGACACGTATCAGCTTCTGGAAAAGCTCCGCGGGGGCCTCATTGAACTGGCCATTGTGAGGACGCCTTTTCCTGCAGGTGATTTTCATTGCATCCCTCTCAAGAAAGAGCCCATTCTGGCAGCCGGGCACCGCAGTTTTCTCGAACAGATATCCTCTGACAAGATCACCCTGCAGGAATTATCCCGCCTGCCGCTGATTCTCTACCGCCGGTGGGAGGGCATCCTGGAAGAAGCGTTTCATTCCGCCGACCTGGAGCTGTCCCCCTTCTGTAAAAATGACGATGCCAGAACTACCGCGTTCTGGACTGACGCCGGATTGGGCGTCGGCATCCTGCCTGCTTCCACCATGACCTTGTTCCGCCATGAGGATATCATCTGGAAACAGATCGACGATGAACGCCTCACCTCCAGTATCTCCGTTATCCGGAGCAAAAATGCCTATTTATCAGCCATCGCCCGGATATTTATCGAATACCTGCAGTCTTGGTCCGAGCAGGAATGATACGAAATGCTTTTTAGAATCATTTTTGGTTAATTCCGATTAAGCTCCAGTTAAGCGCCGGCAGAAGTTCCGGACCGTCACGATTTCGGTTCGCTGGCGATGCAGGGGCCGCTTTATCCCCGCTCTGGTAGTACCACTCACATGTCGGCCGGCCCGGAATCATTCTGCCGGTATTCTTTCTGCCGCACCTTTTCGGATGATTTCCGTTCCCTTGATTCCAGAAAAGTATCAGGTATCCACACGGCCCGCGCGCCTAACGGCAGCGGGCCGTGGTTGGCCGCCCCAAAAGCTTTCATAACAAACAAAAATCTATTTAGGTGCGGGAGGAAGAGCAGGAGGAAGGATCTGATTCCATCGTAAGGTGAGAGCCGCAGAGCCGTTAGCAGGATCTTCCCGGCCGCAGGGAGGTAAAAACCGAATTTCATGCAGGTTTTTATTGGAATCTGCCATGGAAAAATATCGATTTATCCATGGCAGTTGGAAAGGACCGACCGGAGGCCGTAAAGATGCTGGTTACGGCTGCCAGCGAGCCGCCTGGATGGAAGCAGATTTCCTCCTGTCTTTCAATCATATATAGAAAGTTTGCTTGAAAGGTATTCGAAGGTATACCCAAGGGCATCCCTTAATATTAAAATCAAAAAAGCGGGTATGCTCACCGCATACCCGCTTATATCTTTCAGCTATTGTCATCCGAGCACGTCCACCGCGCAGTACGGTGTCGTGAAATACATGGAGGAAATACCGATTCCATGCGCTTCATCTATGGCATGGACAATCTTTCCGCCTCCGATATAGATTGCCACATGGTAGATACTTCCGCCGCTGGCGTAGAAAATCAAATCGCCAGGCTCCACACTGTTGATGGAAACCTGATATCCGTCTCCCGCCTGGGACCTGGAGGTCCTGGATATGGATACCCCAAAGTGAGCCATAACTCCCTTTGTGAAACCAGAGCAGTCAGTACCATTTGTCAGGCTGGAGCCGCCCCATACATAGGGATTTCCGATAAACTGCTTCGCATATGCCACCACAGCGCTTCTGGTAGAAGACTGTGCCTCTGCCGCTTCTGCCTTCTTGGCCGCTTCTTCTGCTGCCTGCGCTTCAGCCGCGCGCTGCTTCTCTTCTTCAATCTTGGCCTTCTCTTCTTCTAAAGAAATGGCCTTGTCAAACTTTACATAGACATCTACAAACTGTTCCGACACATATCCTGTGATCGCCTCACCGTTTTCATCATCTCCCAGTGACAGCTTCACAAAACCGTCCGCCTCTTCCAGAACAGTATAAGTCTCACCACTGTAAAGCTTGGTGATCACTTCGCTCTCCGTGTTCGGCTCCGTTCGAACCCTCAGGCCGCCTTCTTCCACATATCCGAACATCTTTCCGATCTGAATCGCCAAAGCTTCCGCTTCATCGCCTGTCACAAAGTAATCTGCCTTGATATAACCGTCCACAGAGCCAGAGTGAATCTTGTACCAGGTTCCGTCTTCCGCCTCTACTGTCTCTTCAATCGTAGCCGCGCTGTTGTTGTAAATCTTTCCTACTATCTCACCTTCTGTGCTGGCGGCATCACGGATATTCACATAGTCCTCGTCATCCCCCACCTTCGAAACGGCCACGTCTGCATAAGGAGAAGGATCTTTGGCGGGAGCTGTCTCGGGCGCTGCCTCTGTGCCAGGCTGATCCGCTGTGTTTGCCGTAATCTCCGCCGGCTGGCTCTGAGATGTATCTGATGTATCCTTTATATTCTGAGAATTTTGTCCTTGATCCGCAGAACCAGCGCCATTACCGGATGTCCCGGTAGCTACGCTCACTTTAGAAGCCACGGTCAGCGCCGCGGCTCCGCCTGCAACCGCTCCTGTCTCTTTGATATCATGTTTCTCTTCCGTTATATTTGAGGAGGCGGCAGCCGTCGTCTTCGGCGTAACCGTCACCAGGCTTGTCGCACCGGGCATCGCATATGCTGTACTGCCTATAGTCATGGCAGCGCACAGGCACCCCGCCGCGATCAACTTCCTTGTTCTGCTCATTAAATTCCTCCAAACCGATTCTTATATTACATATTTTCTTCATTTGTTACGAATTTATTACAACTCATGTAACCGATTATAACAATTTGCGGAGGGCTTGTCAACCTTTTCCACATATTTTATAGCTGCGGCACATATCCATATAAGCTTTCGGCCAGGATTTTTTTTAATGATTCTGTGTAAGGCGGATACGCAATTCCATATTCTGTGACAATTCCCGTTATCAAATCGTTATCTGTGACATCAAAGCTGGGATTATAGGTATTGATTCCCTCCGGCGCCATTCTTTCTTTAAACCACATTTCCGTGATTTCTTCGCCGGGTCTTTCTTCTATTATTATGTCGTCCCCAGTCTTCATCTCCAT belongs to Qiania dongpingensis and includes:
- a CDS encoding ABC transporter ATP-binding protein; this translates as MKKLLVYLKDYKKESILGPFFKLLEASFELLVPLVMAAVIDTGIANRDSGYVIRMCLIMVGLGIVGLASSVTAQYFAAKAAVGFATGVRRALFSHIQGLSYTEMDTLGTSTMITRMTSDVNQAQSGVNMTLRLFLRSPFIVFGAMFMAFTINAKAAMVFVVTIPLLSVVVFGIMLATIPLYRKVQAGLDKVLGTTRENLTGVRVLRAFNKEEEERARFSERNESLTKMQIFAGRISALMNPVTYVIINGAVVVLIWTGAIQVDNGIITQGEVVALVNYMSQILVELIKLANLIITITKALACANRISAVLDTGSSMESPRLEEWLRTGKEEKAGFERGTVEFDHASLIYKNAGAESLTNIHFRAERGQTIGIIGGTGSGKSSLVNLIPRFYDVSGGEVLVDGVDVREYPIEVLRSKIGVVPQKAVLFRGSIRDNLRWGKKDATDSEMWEALELSQAKEFVEKKEDGLDVHIAQGGKNLSGGQRQRLTIARALVKKPEILILDDSASALDFATDAKLRGAIRAMKERLTVFIVSQRASSIQYADQIVVLDDGEVAGIGTHKSLLESCPVYQEIYYSQFPKEDRQNG
- a CDS encoding C40 family peptidase translates to MSRTRKLIAAGCLCAAMTIGSTAYAMPGATSLVTVTPKTTAAASSNITEEKHDIKETGAVAGGAAALTVASKVSVATGTSGNGAGSADQGQNSQNIKDTSDTSQSQPAEITANTADQPGTEAAPETAPAKDPSPYADVAVSKVGDDEDYVNIRDAASTEGEIVGKIYNNSAATIEETVEAEDGTWYKIHSGSVDGYIKADYFVTGDEAEALAIQIGKMFGYVEEGGLRVRTEPNTESEVITKLYSGETYTVLEEADGFVKLSLGDDENGEAITGYVSEQFVDVYVKFDKAISLEEEKAKIEEEKQRAAEAQAAEEAAKKAEAAEAQSSTRSAVVAYAKQFIGNPYVWGGSSLTNGTDCSGFTKGVMAHFGVSISRTSRSQAGDGYQVSINSVEPGDLIFYASGGSIYHVAIYIGGGKIVHAIDEAHGIGISSMYFTTPYCAVDVLG
- a CDS encoding ABC transporter ATP-binding protein, whose product is MDDKWKKKTVKKDTYRKILKYIRKHWFFVGLSLIFAAVTVALTLYIPILTGRAIDGILGPGAVDFNGVRNVLQTIVVVIILTSLAQWVMNVCNNRITYHVIRDIRRDAFAKIEILPLKYIDSHSYGEIVSRVIADVDQFADGLLMGFTQLFTGVMTIFGTLGFMLLVNVKITLVVVLITPVSLFAASFIAKRTYSMFKLQSETRGEQTALIEEAIGNQKVVQAFGHEEESQKQFDEINGRLEKCSLRATFFSSLVNPCTRFVNSLVYTGVGITGALSAIAGGISVGQLACFLTYANQYTKPFNEISGVVTELQNAVACAARIFELIEEEPQVPDRADAIELKHADGNVSLDHVRFSYSPEQKLIEDFNLNVKPGQRVAIVGPTGCGKTTVINLLMRFYDVDSGEIRVDGTEIRDMTRKSLRSSYGMVLQDTWLRNGTIRENIAMGRPDAAEEEIIEAARASHAHSFIKRLPQGYDTVIAEDGDNLSQGQKQLLCITRVMLCLPPMLILDEATSSIDTRTEIRIQKAFAKMMEGRTSFIVAHRLSTIREADIILVMKDGNIVEQGNHAGLLEKDGFYAKLYNSQFSV
- a CDS encoding LysR family transcriptional regulator, producing the protein MDFKQLTYFITVVNEGTISAAAKKLHMTQPPLSTQLRLLEDEVGCLLFERGPRSIQLTDAGRMMYSRASTLLHMSSLMKDELQEYRHGSHGTLRLGIVSSVGSTLFCQWFREFHESHPDIRFEISEADTYQLLEKLRGGLIELAIVRTPFPAGDFHCIPLKKEPILAAGHRSFLEQISSDKITLQELSRLPLILYRRWEGILEEAFHSADLELSPFCKNDDARTTAFWTDAGLGVGILPASTMTLFRHEDIIWKQIDDERLTSSISVIRSKNAYLSAIARIFIEYLQSWSEQE